A stretch of the Nicotiana tabacum cultivar K326 chromosome 6, ASM71507v2, whole genome shotgun sequence genome encodes the following:
- the LOC107813479 gene encoding receptor-like protein Cf-9 homolog: protein MGYIFGHLLLILLCFFPCQLAFSSLAQPQSCSKGQSLALVEFMQTLVVEASSSSYWCGQKSYAKTSTWNMSRDCCLWDGVICDEMTGHVIELDLSCSNLVGKIDSNSSLFELYYLQKLNLSRNFLPSLISPKFGRFLSLTHLDLSYSSFLGQIPSEISHLSMLRSLRLAQPLRMLNFGPHDFKLLLQNLTLLRELDLTEVDISSAIPQNLSSHITTLRLGSTELNGIIPETIFHLPNLQVLTLSNNNQLGGYFPKTKWNSSASLRELDLSPVKFYGDLPESLGYLTSLQSLELNSCNLSGPIPKSLWNLTRLELLHLSKNHLEGPIPLSFGYLTSLRSLQLSSCNLSGPIPKSLWNLTRIESMDLRNNHLEGPIPFFTTGLQNLNTLLLTNNSLNGALPSWISSLPSLSALDLSLNHFSGQLEDFKYNTLVRIDLGHNQLQGPLPKSLQNLVNLTILHLSFNNFSGNVDVSIFSNLKQLTDMDLSYNSISLINENKAKSTLPESLTSLLLSACEVNELDFLRSAKNLEQLDLSHNKIQGTIPDWAWSNWMHSMSVLDLSYNMLTSFDHIHLLPLYAIDLRSNLLQGSLPVPQPTVQFFFMSNNNLTGEIPSSFCNLTSLIILDLSRNELKGAIPQCLGNMSELLVVFDMQHNSFSGNVQITCTSGSSLKSFSLHGNKLEGKIPRSLANCKQLEVLDLGNNNLNDTFPMWLGTLPTLQVLSLRSNKLHGPIRTSTIENLFPQLRILDLSGNVFTAELPISLFKQLKAMWRMDQTIKPPISDEGDLYYTDSVTVVTKGLEREVVRILSLYIAIDLSNNKFEGHIPSVLGDLISLRVLNLSHNGLLGHIPPSLGKLSLVESLDLSSNQLAGKIPEQLASQLTSLAVLNLSYNHLEGCIPRGPQFATFENNSYEGNDGLRGFPFSRGCGSNGMPETNNTTRELDEESNSTFLSEFRKAILMGYGSGLIIGFSIAYFMLSSRNPNWLSWIVEKLEYIIIARRRKKQQGQRHFRRRNNGV, encoded by the coding sequence ATGGGCTATATATTTGGGCACCTACTGCTaattctactatgtttctttccCTGTCAGCTTGCTTTTTCTTCACTGGCACAGCCTCAATCATGCAGCAAAGGTCAAAGCCTTGCCCTTGTAGAATTCATGCAAACACTTGTTGTAgaagcctcttcttcatcttaTTGGTGTGGTCAGAAATCTTATGCAAAAACGAGTACATGGAATATGAGCAGAGATTGCTGCTTATGGGATGGAGTGATATGCGATGAAATGACCGGCCATGTGATTGAGCTTGATCTCAGTTGCAGCAATCTAGTAGGAAAGATTGATTCCAATAGCAGCCTCTTCGAACTCTATTATCTCCAAAAGCTTAACCTTTCTAGGAATTTCCTTCCTTCGCTTATTTCGCCCAAATTTGGCAGGTTTTTGAGTTTGACGCATCTTGATCTTTCCTACTCATCTTTCTTAGGTCAAATTCCTTCTGAAATCTCTCATCTCTCCATGTTACGGTCCCTTCGTCTCGCACAACCTTTACGTATGTTGAATTTCGGGCCTCACGATTTTAAATTGCTCCTTCAGAATTTGACCCTCTTAAGAGAGCTTGATCTTACTGAAGTAGACATCTCTTCAGCCATACCTCAAAATTTATCTTCTCATATAACAACTCTGAGGTTGGGATCCACAGAATTGAATGGGATAATTCCTGAGACTATTTTTCACTTGCCAAACTTGCAAGTTCTTACATTGTCAAACAATAATCAGCTTGGTGGTtattttccaaagaccaaatgGAACAGCAGTGCATCTCTCAGGGAGTTAGATCTTTCTCCAGTTAAGTTTTATGGTGATTTGCCTGAATCTCTTGGTTATCTAACATCATTGCAGTCCTTGGAACTTAATTCTTGCAATCTCTCGGGGCCAATTCCAAAATCTCTTTGGAATCTCACACGTCTAGAGTTGTTGCACCTTTCAAAGAACCATCTCGAAGGACCAATTCCTCTATCTTTTGGCTATCTAACATCCTTGCGATCCTTGCAACTTAGTTCTTGTAATCTCTCGGGACCCATTCCAAAATCTCTTTGGAATCTCACCCGTATAGAGTCTATGGATCTTCGAAATAACCATCTTGAAGGACCAATTCCTTTTTTTACTACTGGACTGCAGAATCTAAACACACTTCTGCTAACAAATAACTCTTTGAATGGAGCGTTACCATCATGGATATCCTCACTTCCATCACTAAGTGCACTAGACTTGAGTCTTAACCACTTTTCCGGTCAGCTTGAGGATTTCAAGTACAATACATTAGTCCGGATTGATTTAGGACACAACCAGTTGCAAGGTCCTCTTCCCAAGTCACTTCAAAACCTCGTGAATCTAACAATACTTCATCTTTCATTTAACAATTTTAGTGGCAATGTAGACGTCAGCATCTTTTCAAACCTCAAACAACTTACCGATATGGATCTTTCATATAATAGTATTTCACTAATCAATGAGAACAAAGCCAAATCTACCTTGCCTGAATCTTTGACAAGCTTATTGTTATCTGCTTGTGAAGTAAATGAATTGGATTTTTTGCGATCAGCAAAGAATCTTGAGCAGTTAGATCTTTCACATAACAAGATTCAAGGAACAATTCCTGATTGGGCATGGTCTAATTGGATGCATTCCATGTCAGTTCTTGATCTATCCTACAACATGTTGACAAGTTTTGACCacattcatcttcttcctctataTGCTATTGATTTACGATCTAATCTTCTTCAAGGATCACTACCTGTTCCACAACCCACTGTACAATTTTTCTTCATGTCAAATAATAATCTCACTGGGGAGATCCCTTCCTCTTTTTGCAATTTGACATCATTAATAATTCTAGATTTGTCAAGAAACGAGTTGAAGGGAGCAATTCCACAATGTTTGGGTAATATGAGTGAACTGCTCGTGGTTTTCGATATGCAGCATAATAGTTTTTCTGGAAATGTCCAAATAACTTGTACGTCTGGGAGTTCACTTAAAAGCTTTAGCTTGCATGGCAATAAACTAGAGGGAAAAATCCCAAGATCCTTGGCCAATTGCAAACAGTTGGAAGTTCTTGACTTGGGAAACAATAATCTCAATGACACATTTCCTATGTGGTTGGGGACTCTTCCAACGCTACAAGTTTTAAGCTTGAGATCCAATAAATTGCACGGACCCATTAGAACTTCAACCATTGAAAACTTGTTTCCTCAGCTTCGGATACTAGATCTCTCTGGCAATGTGTTTACAGCAGAGTTACCAATAAGCCTTTTTAAACAATTGAAAGCCATGTGGAGAATGGATCAAACAATAAAGCCACCAATTAGTGATGAAGGGGATTTATATTACACAGACTCGGTAACCGTTGTAACAAAGGGACTAGAGCGTGAAGTTGTGAGAATCTTGTCATTGTACATTGCGATTGATCTttcaaacaacaaatttgaaGGACATATTCCTAGTGTTCTGGGAGATCTCATTTCCCTTCGGGtgttgaatttgtctcataatggATTACTGGGTCATATTCCACCATCACTTGGAAAGTTATCTCTAGTCGAATCGTTAGACCTTTCATCTAACCAGCTAGCAGGAAAGATACCAGAACAACTTGCTTCTCAGCTTACATCTCTTGCAGTTTTAAATCTCTCCTACAATCATCTTGAAGGATGCATCCCTAGGGGACCTCAATTTGCTACATTTGAAAACAATTCATACGAAGGTAATGATGGATTACGCGGATTCCCATTTTCAAGAGGTTGTGGAAGTAACGGGATGCCAGAGACAAACAACACAACACGCGAGTTGGATGAAGAAAGCAATTCTACCTTTCTAAGTGAATTTAGGAAGGCGATTCTTATGGGATATGGGAGTGGACTAATTATTGGATTCTCCATAGCATATTTCATGCTTTCTTCTCGAAATCCAAATTGGCTTTCTTGGATTGTTGAAAAATTAGAATACATAATCATTGCCAGAAGGCGAAAGAAGCAGCAAGGCCAAAGGCATTTCAGACGAAGGAATAATGGCGTCTAA